TCTTCCATTTTCAGGACATCTGATCTGAGATGGGGCTTTGGCGCCGATTCTCGGGGATCCCGACCAGGTTTTCTCAGTTCCTTAACAATATCATAAAGTGTTGGGACCCCAACTCCCAGCTCGTCAGCAAGATCGGCATAGCTTTTTTTGATCACCAGCTCCTGTTTCCCCAAACTCGCTTTATCAATTCCATTCATCAGCAAAAGCTTTTCCACAGATTTATAAGATTCAGGATGAACACCGGTGTTATCAAGAAGGTTATCGCCGTCATCGATTCTTAAAAAGCCGGCACACTGTTCAAAGGCTTTGGCTCCCAGACCTTTTACTTTTTTAAGTTCATTGCGATTTTTGAATGTGCCATTTTCCTGACGGTATTTCAAAATATTGCCGGCTATCGTTTTGTTAACCCCAGCCACATATTTTAACAGGGCTACTGAGGCTCTGTTGACATTAACACCCACATTGTTGACGGCATCTTCAACCGTTGCTTCCAGCATCCGTTCCAGCTCTTTCTGATTGACATCATGCTGATACTGTCCCACTCCAATATGCTTGGGATCGATTTTAACAAGCTCCGAAAGCGGATCCTGGAGTCGTCCGCCAATCGAAATAGCACCACGCAGGGAAACATTAATATCCGGATATTCTTCAGTTCCCAGTTCCGAAGCTGAATAAACTGAAGCACCTGCCTCATTAACTACAATATAGGCAACAGGATGTTTAGCTTTTTTAATGACTTTAGCCACAAACTGTTCCGATTCCCGGGAGGCGGTTCCATTGCCGATGGCAATAATATCGACTTTAAACTTATCAATCAGTTCAAGCAGCTCCTTTTCGGCTTTTTCTTCCTGGCCTTTGGAGAATACCGGATAAATGGTTGTCGTCGCCAGTACCTCTCCCATTTTATCAAGAACTGCAATCTTGCAGCCGGTTCGAAAGGCCGGGTCAAAGCCCATAGTTACCTTGTCTTTAAAGGGCGGCTGCAGCAGGAGTTTCTTTAGATTCAAGGCGAACAGCTTAATCGCCCCTTCTTCGGCCCGCTCTTTTAACAGTGCTCTTATTTCTCTTTCAATAGCCGGGGCAATCAGTCTGGAATATCCATCCTCAATGGCCATTTTTACATGAACCGCCGTCTTGTCCCGTAAATTTTCTTTAAGCAGATAACTTTCAATTTCTTCAACCGGTGCCAATACTTTGACATTTAACACTTTTCGTTTCTCGCCCCGATTAACAGCGAGAATCCGATGGTCCTTGATACCTTTAATGGCTTCCTCG
This genomic interval from Eubacteriaceae bacterium ES3 contains the following:
- a CDS encoding Tex family protein, with protein sequence MHRMIKQLAQEFSIKAKQVEDTIKLIDEGNTIPFIARYRKEVTGNLSDALLRELDVRLTYLRKLDKRKEEIIRSIDEQKALNPELKMSIEQAQTLQEVEDLYLPYKKKKKTRASAAREKGIEPLALKMFEQTLSEKELLELAKTFISPELEVASAEEALQLARDILAEMISDNANYRGVIRKISLEKGRLKATVIKGKELESPELEMYFDYEEAIKGIKDHRILAVNRGEKRKVLNVKVLAPVEEIESYLLKENLRDKTAVHVKMAIEDGYSRLIAPAIEREIRALLKERAEEGAIKLFALNLKKLLLQPPFKDKVTMGFDPAFRTGCKIAVLDKMGEVLATTTIYPVFSKGQEEKAEKELLELIDKFKVDIIAIGNGTASRESEQFVAKVIKKAKHPVAYIVVNEAGASVYSASELGTEEYPDINVSLRGAISIGGRLQDPLSELVKIDPKHIGVGQYQHDVNQKELERMLEATVEDAVNNVGVNVNRASVALLKYVAGVNKTIAGNILKYRQENGTFKNRNELKKVKGLGAKAFEQCAGFLRIDDGDNLLDNTGVHPESYKSVEKLLLMNGIDKASLGKQELVIKKSYADLADELGVGVPTLYDIVKELRKPGRDPRESAPKPHLRSDVLKMEDLSVGMELTGTVRNVIDFGAFVDIGVHQDGLVHISQITDSFIKHPSEAVSLGDVVSVKVISLDLDRKRIGLSMIV